One Alkaliphilus sp. B6464 genomic window carries:
- a CDS encoding ArsR/SmtB family transcription factor — translation MITIEDKVELLKALADKNRLLILDMLSCGELCACNIMDGLNLTQPTISHHMKILQQCELVKARKEGKWVFYSINQEKVDEFQQFIRELTSFKEGCICEGYNKDCT, via the coding sequence GTGATTACAATAGAAGATAAAGTAGAATTACTAAAAGCCTTAGCTGATAAAAATAGATTGCTTATTTTAGATATGCTTTCATGTGGAGAACTTTGTGCTTGTAATATTATGGATGGTTTAAACTTAACCCAACCAACTATTTCTCATCATATGAAAATCTTACAACAATGCGAACTTGTAAAGGCAAGAAAAGAAGGAAAGTGGGTATTTTATTCAATTAATCAGGAAAAGGTAGATGAATTTCAACAGTTTATTAGGGAGCTAACTTCCTTTAAAGAGGGCTGTATATGTGAAGGATATAATAAAGACTGCACTTAA
- the nifS gene encoding cysteine desulfurase NifS, which translates to MNKRVYFDYAATTPMKKEVLEEMLPFFNIEFGNPSSIHSFGRQGKSVLDTARDKVAKTLNAKSDEIFFTGGGSEADNWAIKGVAFANKAKGNHIITTKIEHHAVLHTCEYLEKEGFEVTYLDVDQYGLVDVDDVKNAIKDNTILITIIYANNEIGTIQPIKEIAQVAKEKGVIFHTDAVQAYGNEIIDVVDLGVDLMSISAHKVYGPKGVGALYIKRGTKIHQLIHGGAQEKRRRAGTENIPGIVGFGKASEMAYENIEDHINKLIRLRDKMINELMEKIPYTRLNGHPTKRLPGNVNLSFEFIEGESLLLSLDMVGISGSSGSACTSGSLDPSHVLMGIGLSHEVAHGSLRLTIGDFTTEEDVDYVIEKLPPIVDRLRQMSPLYEKVKGGNK; encoded by the coding sequence ATGAACAAACGAGTTTACTTTGATTACGCTGCAACTACACCCATGAAAAAAGAGGTATTAGAAGAAATGCTTCCATTTTTCAATATTGAATTTGGTAATCCATCAAGCATACATTCCTTTGGTAGACAAGGAAAAAGTGTACTGGATACTGCAAGAGATAAGGTAGCAAAAACATTAAATGCAAAATCTGATGAGATTTTCTTTACAGGTGGCGGATCTGAAGCTGACAACTGGGCTATTAAAGGAGTTGCATTTGCAAACAAAGCTAAAGGAAATCATATTATAACTACTAAAATCGAACACCATGCAGTGCTGCATACATGCGAATATTTAGAAAAAGAAGGTTTTGAAGTAACTTACTTAGATGTAGATCAATATGGATTAGTTGATGTAGATGATGTAAAAAATGCTATTAAAGATAATACTATTTTAATTACTATTATATATGCTAATAATGAGATTGGAACAATACAACCTATAAAAGAAATTGCTCAGGTAGCTAAAGAAAAAGGAGTTATTTTTCATACAGATGCTGTACAAGCCTATGGTAACGAAATTATAGATGTTGTTGACCTCGGCGTTGATCTAATGTCTATTTCTGCTCATAAAGTTTATGGACCAAAGGGTGTAGGAGCACTATATATAAAAAGGGGTACAAAAATTCATCAGCTTATTCATGGTGGAGCCCAAGAAAAAAGAAGAAGGGCAGGCACTGAAAATATACCTGGAATAGTAGGCTTTGGGAAAGCATCAGAAATGGCCTATGAAAATATAGAAGACCATATTAATAAGTTAATTAGATTAAGAGATAAAATGATTAATGAGCTTATGGAGAAAATACCGTATACACGATTAAATGGGCATCCTACAAAAAGGTTACCTGGAAATGTAAATCTCTCTTTTGAGTTTATAGAAGGTGAGTCACTTTTATTAAGTCTGGATATGGTAGGAATTTCTGGATCAAGTGGATCAGCTTGTACATCGGGCTCATTAGATCCATCTCATGTGCTAATGGGAATTGGTCTATCCCATGAAGTAGCCCATGGATCTTTAAGGTTAACAATAGGTGACTTCACTACAGAAGAAGACGTAGACTATGTTATTGAAAAATTACCACCAATTGTTGATAGATTAAGACAAATGTCACCTTTGTATGAAAAGGTAAAGGGAGGAAACAAATAA
- a CDS encoding RrF2 family transcriptional regulator has translation MKLSTKGRYGLKAMFDLAIHYGDGPISLKSVAERQLISDHYLEQLIASLRKSGLVKSVRGAQGGYMLADSPSKITVGDIIRVLEGPLGPSDCVLEDEPSACDRADCCVTRIVWEKIRLSISEVIDSITLQDMLDDYERIGNKDNYMYYI, from the coding sequence ATGAAACTTTCTACTAAGGGGAGATATGGCTTAAAGGCAATGTTTGATTTAGCAATACATTATGGAGATGGACCAATTTCTCTTAAGAGTGTTGCAGAAAGACAGTTAATTTCAGATCATTACTTGGAGCAATTAATTGCAAGTCTTAGAAAATCAGGATTAGTTAAAAGTGTTAGAGGTGCTCAAGGTGGATATATGTTAGCTGATAGCCCATCTAAAATAACAGTTGGTGATATTATTAGAGTCTTAGAGGGCCCTCTTGGTCCGTCGGATTGTGTCCTAGAGGATGAACCATCAGCATGCGATAGAGCTGATTGTTGTGTAACTAGAATAGTATGGGAAAAAATACGATTAAGTATTAGTGAGGTTATTGATTCTATTACACTTCAAGATATGTTAGATGATTATGAGAGAATAGGAAATAAAGATAATTATATGTATTATATATAA
- a CDS encoding helix-turn-helix domain-containing protein yields MSRIAAKIKEARIKAKITEKELAKKCGLTASYIIQIESGKKVVNEKVAENILEALGEKLEFMYQEDKKEEKPVNSIEKKRKNNNKDEFYTVEPTDQWSDALSNIIKKFPIHEINNNKIVGYKELPVLGKKIDGHSWDKVLFIKSPDNKMEVFRIKKDDVITIHLTSEIQNNCIYLFEINNKKMIRQLRKESNNKIIISTGVKGEDPDTTELSRIKVIGKCVKVEFELV; encoded by the coding sequence ATGAGTCGTATTGCTGCAAAAATAAAAGAGGCAAGAATTAAAGCAAAAATTACAGAAAAAGAATTAGCAAAGAAGTGTGGTTTAACAGCAAGTTATATTATTCAAATAGAATCAGGCAAAAAAGTGGTTAATGAAAAAGTAGCTGAAAATATTTTAGAAGCATTAGGAGAGAAATTGGAGTTTATGTATCAAGAAGATAAAAAGGAAGAAAAGCCGGTTAATTCTATTGAAAAAAAACGTAAAAATAATAATAAAGATGAGTTTTATACTGTGGAGCCTACAGATCAGTGGTCTGATGCTTTGTCCAATATTATTAAGAAATTTCCTATACATGAAATAAATAATAATAAAATAGTAGGCTATAAAGAATTGCCTGTTTTAGGGAAAAAAATAGATGGCCATAGCTGGGATAAAGTACTGTTTATTAAATCACCAGATAATAAGATGGAAGTATTCCGTATAAAAAAAGATGATGTTATTACAATTCATTTGACAAGTGAAATACAAAATAATTGCATTTATTTATTTGAAATTAACAATAAAAAGATGATTAGGCAACTGCGAAAAGAATCAAATAATAAAATAATCATTTCTACTGGAGTTAAAGGAGAGGATCCAGATACTACAGAGTTAAGCAGAATTAAAGTAATTGGAAAATGTGTAAAGGTAGAGTTTGAGTTAGTATAG
- a CDS encoding PRC-barrel domain-containing protein yields MIKETDFIRLPILKEDHEPLSYEIKDIIYCFKDFRILGLYLQQINSIKYTKILPYTKIKNITEEGILIYSINDIVDVDEIAEIKDAINNKSVIGYEIYSNTGGIIGVVKDALLQIRSGKVLGFIMSEGLFDDLVNGYSFLPLVEGINFYEYKIMLNNEEQLKILPQQGGLKKMLGIDR; encoded by the coding sequence ATGATTAAGGAAACCGATTTTATTAGATTACCTATTTTAAAAGAGGATCATGAGCCCTTAAGCTATGAAATAAAAGATATAATCTATTGTTTTAAGGATTTTCGTATATTGGGGCTTTATTTACAACAAATAAATTCAATAAAATATACAAAAATTCTTCCTTACACAAAAATAAAAAACATTACAGAAGAAGGCATTTTAATATACTCAATAAATGATATTGTAGATGTAGATGAAATAGCAGAAATAAAAGATGCAATTAATAATAAATCGGTAATTGGATATGAGATATATTCAAATACTGGCGGGATAATTGGAGTAGTAAAGGATGCATTATTACAAATAAGAAGTGGAAAAGTTTTAGGATTTATTATGAGTGAAGGGTTATTTGATGACCTAGTAAACGGATATTCATTTTTACCTTTAGTTGAAGGAATTAACTTTTATGAGTATAAAATAATGTTAAATAATGAGGAACAATTAAAAATTTTACCTCAGCAAGGTGGATTGAAAAAAATGCTTGGTATAGATCGATAA
- the arsB gene encoding ACR3 family arsenite efflux transporter: MTNKSIEQKGKGLGFFETYLTVWVAACIVIGVVIGQFLPIVPQVLNKFTYYEISIPIAILIWLMIYPMMLKIDFTSIVEATKKPKGLIVTCATNWLIKPFTMYAIAAFFLKVVFSALIPEALANEYLAGAVILGAAPCTAMVFVWGHLTKGDPAYTLVQVAVNDLILLFAFTPIVAILLGVTDVVVPYGTLFLSVILFIVIPLAGGYFSRKYIVKNKGIEYFENVFLKKFDNVTIIGLLLTLIIIFTFQGDVILSNPLHIALIAVPLTIQTFFIFIVAYGWAKAWKLPHSIAAPAGMIGASNFFELAVAVAISLFGLNSGATLATVVGVLVEVPVMLALVKIANSTRHWFPEVGKGN; encoded by the coding sequence ATGACTAATAAAAGCATTGAACAAAAAGGAAAGGGCTTAGGGTTTTTTGAAACTTATTTAACAGTATGGGTAGCAGCTTGCATTGTAATTGGGGTAGTAATAGGACAGTTTTTACCAATAGTTCCTCAAGTATTAAATAAGTTTACCTATTATGAAATCTCTATTCCAATTGCAATTTTAATCTGGTTAATGATTTACCCAATGATGCTAAAAATTGATTTTACTAGTATTGTAGAAGCTACAAAAAAACCAAAGGGACTAATTGTAACTTGCGCTACAAACTGGTTAATTAAGCCTTTTACTATGTATGCAATAGCAGCATTTTTCTTAAAAGTAGTATTTAGTGCTTTAATTCCTGAAGCTCTAGCAAATGAATATTTAGCAGGTGCAGTAATACTAGGAGCAGCTCCTTGTACAGCAATGGTATTTGTATGGGGACATTTAACTAAAGGAGATCCTGCATATACTCTAGTACAAGTAGCAGTAAATGATCTTATTCTTTTATTTGCGTTTACTCCTATTGTAGCTATTTTACTAGGAGTAACAGATGTAGTTGTACCCTATGGAACCTTATTTTTATCTGTAATTCTATTTATTGTTATTCCATTAGCTGGTGGATACTTCTCTAGAAAATACATTGTAAAAAATAAGGGAATAGAATATTTTGAAAATGTATTTTTGAAGAAGTTTGATAATGTAACTATTATAGGACTATTATTAACACTAATTATTATATTTACCTTCCAAGGCGATGTTATTTTAAGTAATCCTCTACACATTGCATTAATTGCTGTGCCCCTAACGATTCAAACTTTCTTTATATTTATTGTTGCCTATGGATGGGCAAAAGCTTGGAAATTGCCTCATAGTATAGCAGCACCTGCTGGAATGATAGGAGCAAGTAACTTTTTTGAACTTGCAGTAGCAGTAGCAATATCACTATTTGGATTGAATTCTGGCGCAACCTTAGCTACAGTAGTTGGAGTATTAGTAGAAGTGCCAGTAATGCTTGCATTGGTTAAGATAGCTAATAGTACAAGGCATTGGTTTCCAGAAGTGGGTAAGGGAAACTAA
- a CDS encoding glycosyltransferase family 4 protein: MKVLAYIRNDYKSNIGGDSIQFTKTVEYLKRKGIDVVISSNQHEDLRPYDLVHIFNTIRIGDTYRYYKRSKDFKKKIVLSPIYWNYGIYLYKNFNKAKFINRWNMDNVLRKEVMQNVDLILPSSKIELDIIKKDFNTRRPCKIVYNGVDACFSEGKSEKFLDRYKINNEDFVLSVGRICPHKNQLTLAKICQSIDIPFVMIGPVNDIEYFNKCKYANPFLIHINGLNHEELASAYRAAKVHCLVSWYETPGLVNLEAGIAGCNILTTPEGSTKEYFKDYVEYSSWDDDRNILEKIVALLSKNKDYNLKNHIVNNFLWEDIADSIIDAYRTLLN, translated from the coding sequence ATGAAAGTATTAGCTTATATAAGAAATGACTATAAAAGTAATATAGGGGGAGATTCAATTCAATTTACTAAAACTGTAGAATATTTAAAAAGAAAAGGTATTGATGTTGTAATTTCCAGTAATCAACACGAAGATTTAAGGCCCTATGACTTAGTCCATATTTTTAATACTATTCGTATTGGAGATACATATCGGTATTATAAACGGAGTAAAGATTTTAAAAAGAAGATTGTTTTGTCTCCTATATATTGGAACTATGGTATATATTTATATAAAAACTTTAATAAAGCAAAGTTTATAAATCGTTGGAATATGGATAATGTATTAAGAAAAGAAGTTATGCAAAATGTAGATCTGATTTTACCAAGTTCAAAGATTGAGTTAGATATTATAAAGAAAGATTTCAATACTAGAAGACCGTGTAAAATTGTATACAATGGTGTAGATGCTTGTTTTTCTGAAGGAAAATCCGAAAAATTTTTAGATAGATATAAGATTAATAATGAAGATTTTGTTTTATCTGTTGGTAGAATCTGCCCGCATAAAAATCAACTAACACTTGCAAAAATATGTCAAAGTATAGATATACCTTTTGTAATGATAGGTCCAGTAAATGATATAGAATACTTTAACAAGTGTAAATATGCAAATCCATTTTTAATACATATAAATGGATTAAATCATGAAGAGTTAGCTTCAGCCTATAGAGCAGCTAAGGTCCACTGCCTTGTTAGCTGGTATGAAACTCCGGGTCTGGTTAATTTAGAAGCTGGAATTGCTGGATGTAATATACTTACAACACCAGAAGGAAGTACCAAGGAGTACTTTAAAGATTATGTAGAGTATTCATCATGGGATGATGATCGCAATATATTAGAAAAAATAGTGGCATTATTAAGTAAGAATAAAGATTATAATTTAAAAAATCATATTGTAAATAATTTTCTGTGGGAGGATATAGCTGATTCTATAATAGATGCCTATAGAACTTTATTAAATTAG
- the rfbD gene encoding dTDP-4-dehydrorhamnose reductase, with amino-acid sequence MKICILGGSGQLGYELSKDLEKLDFDIVSLRRKDLDITNLDSCYEILNSIRPEFVIHAAAYTDIDGCEKTPDLAYSVNTSGTENITKAVEKIGAKLVYVSTDHVFDGVKGSPYDEYDTPNPINVYGMSKYNGELIVKKNLEKYFIVRTSSIFGHRSKNLIKAITNLTNTNTILNIISDQKRSPTYSADFSTALIQLLNNEDYGIYHLVNKGSCSWYEFVQYIFKIKEMEVKVVPIDSRDLQLIAKRPENVSLNNSSYIRLKSWEEAVEEYLTFT; translated from the coding sequence ATGAAGATTTGTATATTAGGTGGATCTGGACAGTTAGGGTATGAACTAAGTAAAGATTTAGAAAAACTTGATTTTGATATTGTATCTTTAAGAAGAAAAGATTTAGATATAACTAATTTAGATTCTTGTTATGAGATTTTAAATAGCATTAGACCTGAATTTGTTATACATGCTGCCGCTTATACGGATATAGATGGATGTGAAAAGACACCAGATTTAGCTTATAGTGTTAATACTAGTGGTACAGAAAATATTACAAAAGCAGTTGAAAAAATAGGCGCAAAATTAGTATATGTCAGTACAGATCATGTTTTTGACGGAGTTAAGGGATCACCTTACGATGAGTATGATACACCAAATCCTATTAATGTTTATGGTATGTCTAAATATAATGGCGAGTTGATTGTGAAAAAAAATTTAGAAAAATATTTTATAGTAAGAACATCATCTATATTTGGGCATAGAAGTAAAAATCTTATAAAAGCAATTACAAATTTAACAAACACTAATACAATTTTAAATATTATAAGTGATCAAAAAAGAAGTCCTACTTATTCAGCAGACTTTTCCACAGCATTGATTCAGCTTTTAAACAACGAAGATTATGGAATATATCATTTAGTGAACAAGGGAAGCTGCTCTTGGTACGAATTTGTTCAATATATATTCAAAATAAAAGAAATGGAAGTAAAAGTTGTTCCTATAGATTCTAGAGATCTGCAGTTGATTGCTAAAAGACCCGAAAATGTTAGTTTAAATAATAGTTCATATATTAGATTAAAATCATGGGAAGAAGCGGTAGAAGAATATCTGACTTTTACGTAG
- the nifU gene encoding Fe-S cluster assembly scaffold protein NifU: MMYSEKVMDHFMNPRNVGEIENAEAVGQVGNAKCGDIMKMYLKIDNDVITDVKFKTFGCGSAIATSSMATEMIKGKTVKEALKLTNKAVAEALDGLPPVKMHCSVLAEQAVKAAIYNYAKERNLVYEELDGFNPDEDHDHHDHGEEE; encoded by the coding sequence ATAATGTATAGTGAAAAAGTAATGGATCATTTTATGAACCCTAGAAATGTTGGGGAGATAGAAAATGCTGAGGCAGTAGGCCAAGTTGGGAATGCAAAATGTGGAGATATTATGAAAATGTATTTAAAGATTGACAATGATGTTATTACAGATGTGAAATTTAAAACCTTTGGATGTGGATCTGCTATTGCAACATCAAGTATGGCAACTGAAATGATTAAAGGTAAAACGGTAAAAGAAGCATTAAAATTAACTAATAAGGCTGTTGCAGAAGCTCTTGATGGACTTCCTCCCGTAAAAATGCATTGCTCTGTATTGGCAGAACAAGCAGTAAAAGCAGCTATATATAACTATGCAAAGGAAAGAAATTTAGTTTATGAAGAATTAGATGGATTTAATCCAGATGAAGATCATGACCACCATGACCATGGAGAAGAAGAATAA
- a CDS encoding DUF3343 domain-containing protein produces the protein MERRYMKDKYYIAVFESRNHAIQLYQYLSRQHYSQYELVSTPCKIKAGCSYSIKFTDLKDYEFLKNLADKSARNILNMYEISRQNGKRILSKLDLKEI, from the coding sequence ATGGAGCGTAGATATATGAAAGATAAATATTATATTGCTGTGTTCGAATCAAGAAACCACGCCATACAATTATATCAGTATTTAAGTAGACAACATTATAGCCAATATGAGTTAGTATCGACGCCATGTAAAATAAAGGCGGGTTGTAGTTACTCTATTAAGTTTACAGATTTAAAGGATTATGAGTTTTTGAAGAATCTAGCCGATAAATCCGCTAGGAACATATTGAATATGTATGAAATTAGTCGACAAAATGGAAAAAGAATCTTAAGTAAGTTAGATTTAAAAGAAATATAG
- a CDS encoding CAP domain-containing protein, with translation MKLKNCKRLVLPTVMAGLLVSMPVTSSAYTKYINLSNVAGTTYSNSATIRQNNGYFKVVSKPDQTTKDCDIVSIGKYPKPGTNTNKPAEVPSDNTTKPVEKPEENVKPKPQEPQPDTDTNTGSDTGSTSNGKHSLTASEIQMIEYVNKARQDAGLQPLQIDVDLSYVARLKSQDMSDNKYFSHDSPTYGSPFDMMTKFGIKYRGAAENIAKNSSVEAAHNALMRSQGHKENILNPTYTHIGVGIHNGHYTQMFIRK, from the coding sequence ATGAAACTTAAAAATTGTAAGAGGTTAGTATTACCTACAGTTATGGCGGGTCTATTAGTTTCTATGCCTGTGACATCTAGTGCTTACACAAAATACATTAATTTATCTAATGTTGCAGGAACTACTTATTCAAATAGTGCAACTATACGACAAAACAACGGATACTTTAAGGTTGTAAGTAAACCAGATCAAACAACAAAAGATTGTGATATTGTATCCATAGGAAAGTATCCTAAACCTGGAACTAATACTAATAAACCTGCAGAAGTACCGTCAGACAACACAACTAAGCCAGTAGAAAAACCAGAAGAAAATGTTAAGCCTAAACCACAGGAACCACAACCAGATACTGATACTAATACTGGATCTGACACAGGATCTACTTCTAATGGAAAGCATTCATTAACTGCATCAGAAATTCAGATGATTGAATATGTAAACAAAGCAAGACAAGATGCTGGGTTACAACCATTACAAATAGACGTTGATCTATCATATGTTGCTAGATTAAAATCTCAAGATATGAGTGATAACAAGTATTTTTCTCATGATTCCCCAACATATGGATCTCCATTTGACATGATGACTAAATTTGGAATTAAATATCGTGGTGCAGCTGAAAACATAGCAAAAAATAGTAGTGTTGAAGCCGCCCACAATGCACTTATGAGATCACAAGGTCATAAAGAAAACATTTTAAATCCTACTTATACTCATATTGGGGTTGGTATTCATAATGGACATTACACTCAAATGTTTATTAGAAAATAA
- a CDS encoding arsenate reductase ArsC, with protein sequence MKKKVAFVCVHNSCRSQMAEAWAKKLGSHVLEVYSAGTENYHEVKPGAVKVMEEAGIDMSEHYPKLLTDILEEADILITMGCNVVCPFVPCSHTEDWGLEDPSGGPIEGFRNTRDLIKTKVEDLIKRVENKEL encoded by the coding sequence ATGAAGAAAAAAGTAGCATTTGTATGTGTCCACAACTCATGCAGATCTCAAATGGCAGAGGCTTGGGCAAAAAAATTAGGAAGTCATGTACTAGAAGTATATTCAGCTGGAACAGAAAACTATCACGAAGTAAAGCCTGGAGCTGTTAAGGTAATGGAAGAAGCAGGTATTGATATGAGTGAGCATTATCCTAAGCTTTTAACTGATATTCTAGAAGAAGCAGATATACTTATTACAATGGGTTGTAATGTAGTTTGTCCATTTGTACCATGTAGTCATACTGAGGATTGGGGGCTTGAAGATCCATCAGGCGGTCCTATTGAAGGATTTAGAAATACGAGAGATCTAATTAAAACTAAAGTAGAAGACCTTATTAAAAGAGTAGAAAATAAGGAACTGTAG
- the htpG gene encoding molecular chaperone HtpG → METKQFRAESKRLLDLMINSIYTHREIFLRELISNASDAIDKIYYRALTDDTLEFDKDDYYIKIILDERNRVLKIIDTGIGMTKEELEDNLGTIAKSGSLAFKKENELKDGYDIIGQFGVGFYSAFMVAETVTVISKALDSEGAYKWESQGIDGYTIEPWEKDTVGTEIILKIKENTEDEKYDEYLEEYRLKDIIKKYSDFIRYPIKMDVTIKKFKEGSENEYEDYLEEQTINSMVPIWRKNKNELTEEDYDNFYSEKRYGFDKPVKHIHISADGAVRYNAILFIPERIPFDYYTKEYEKGLELYSNGVLIMNKCSDLLPDYFSFVKGMVDSEDLSLNISREMLQHDRQLKLISKNIKNKIKNELLALLKDDRDKYEEFYKSFGRQLKYGVYSDFGSNKDMLQDLLMFYSSKAKKLVTLNEYISGMADDQKYIYYATGESNERIEKLPQTELVTEKGFEILYLTEEIDEFVLKVLMAYKEKEFKSVSAGDLGIEDQENENASGTEDTANKELFEKMKTILSDKVKDVRISKRLKSHPVCLTNDGEISIEMEKILNTMPNNQNIKADKILEININHNVFEALKDSYEKDQEKFSLFTSLLYNQALLIEGLQINDPVEFTNDICKLMI, encoded by the coding sequence TTGGAAACAAAACAGTTTAGGGCTGAATCCAAAAGGTTATTAGACTTAATGATTAACTCAATCTACACTCATAGGGAAATATTTTTGAGAGAACTAATTTCCAATGCTAGTGATGCTATTGATAAAATATACTATAGAGCATTAACTGATGATACCTTAGAATTTGATAAAGATGATTATTACATAAAGATTATTTTAGATGAAAGAAACAGAGTATTAAAAATCATCGATACTGGTATAGGGATGACAAAAGAAGAATTAGAAGATAATTTGGGAACTATTGCAAAGAGCGGATCTCTAGCATTTAAAAAGGAAAATGAATTAAAAGATGGATATGATATAATCGGACAGTTTGGAGTTGGTTTCTATTCAGCATTTATGGTAGCTGAAACAGTTACCGTAATTAGCAAAGCTCTTGATAGTGAAGGAGCATACAAATGGGAGTCACAAGGAATAGATGGATATACTATTGAACCATGGGAAAAAGATACAGTTGGAACAGAAATTATTCTAAAAATAAAAGAGAATACAGAAGATGAAAAATATGATGAGTATTTAGAAGAATATAGATTAAAGGATATAATCAAAAAGTACTCAGACTTTATAAGATATCCAATTAAAATGGATGTTACTATAAAGAAATTCAAAGAGGGTAGCGAAAATGAATACGAAGACTATTTAGAAGAGCAAACAATTAATAGTATGGTACCAATTTGGAGAAAAAACAAAAACGAACTTACTGAAGAAGATTATGATAATTTCTATTCTGAAAAACGCTATGGATTTGATAAGCCTGTAAAACATATCCATATAAGTGCTGATGGTGCTGTAAGGTATAATGCAATTTTATTTATTCCTGAAAGAATACCTTTTGATTACTACACAAAGGAATATGAGAAGGGATTAGAGTTATATTCTAATGGTGTACTTATTATGAATAAGTGCTCGGACTTACTTCCAGATTATTTTAGCTTTGTAAAAGGAATGGTAGATTCGGAGGATTTATCTTTAAATATTTCTAGAGAAATGTTACAACACGATAGACAGCTTAAATTAATTTCAAAAAACATTAAAAATAAAATAAAAAATGAATTGTTAGCTTTATTAAAGGATGATAGAGATAAATATGAAGAGTTCTATAAGTCTTTCGGCAGACAATTAAAATATGGAGTATACAGTGACTTTGGAAGCAATAAGGACATGCTACAGGACCTATTAATGTTCTATTCATCAAAAGCAAAGAAACTTGTAACTTTAAATGAGTATATTTCGGGAATGGCTGACGATCAGAAATATATTTATTATGCTACAGGTGAATCTAATGAAAGAATAGAGAAATTGCCTCAAACTGAGTTGGTAACAGAAAAAGGATTTGAAATTCTTTATCTGACAGAGGAAATTGATGAATTTGTATTAAAAGTTCTAATGGCTTATAAGGAAAAAGAGTTTAAATCTGTATCTGCTGGCGACTTAGGTATTGAAGATCAAGAGAATGAAAATGCTTCAGGTACTGAAGATACAGCCAATAAGGAATTATTTGAAAAAATGAAAACTATATTATCTGATAAGGTAAAGGATGTAAGAATATCGAAGAGATTAAAATCTCACCCAGTATGTTTGACTAATGATGGAGAAATTTCAATAGAGATGGAAAAAATATTAAATACAATGCCAAACAATCAAAATATTAAAGCAGATAAGATATTGGAAATTAATATAAATCACAATGTATTTGAAGCACTAAAGGACTCCTACGAAAAAGATCAAGAAAAATTTAGTTTATTTACTAGTTTACTTTATAATCAAGCTCTACTTATCGAAGGACTACAAATTAATGATCCAGTAGAGTTTACTAATGATATTTGCAAATTAATGATTTAG
- a CDS encoding YtxH domain-containing protein, with protein sequence MHRNMTRGLIAIGIAGAAVGMYAASNMKPRERKRMMKNGRRALGALGIMKGLDMF encoded by the coding sequence ATGCATAGAAATATGACAAGAGGACTTATTGCAATAGGAATTGCTGGCGCGGCAGTAGGTATGTATGCAGCATCAAATATGAAACCTAGAGAAAGAAAACGAATGATGAAAAATGGTAGAAGAGCTCTAGGTGCTTTAGGTATTATGAAAGGACTGGATATGTTTTAG